From the genome of Nitrosopumilus sp., one region includes:
- a CDS encoding aldo/keto reductase, whose protein sequence is MISGFGTTNGTKKFAENSGMNQENFTEFESLHMSNVGIGTYLGEPDAKTDELVTNAVKQSVQSGINVIDTAINYRAQKAERSVGKAISELIQEGKITRDQIFVSSKNGYVTNDADVALGFWEYVKEEYSQKGIIQEGDVTSGYHCMTTAYLSDQLDRSLNNLGLECIDLMYLHNGIEGQIKDVSKEKFIENLKSVFKLYEQKRQEGKIKFYGMATWECFRVTKDNPQYLSLEETVNIAKSVGGENHGFRFIQLPYNMNYDQALLAKNQTLGAEQVSILEASVRLGIGVFTSVPFMQGRMLTPGTMPEFNDSKPSQRALQFIRSSPGVLAPLVGQKSAEHVSENLEIMKVPPFSESEFLALVKKLTS, encoded by the coding sequence ATGATATCAGGGTTTGGGACTACAAACGGAACCAAAAAATTTGCCGAGAATTCAGGCATGAATCAAGAAAATTTTACAGAATTTGAAAGTCTTCACATGTCAAATGTTGGAATTGGAACTTATCTAGGGGAACCAGACGCCAAAACAGACGAATTGGTAACCAATGCAGTAAAACAATCAGTTCAGTCAGGAATTAACGTAATTGACACTGCGATAAACTATAGAGCTCAAAAGGCAGAACGTTCTGTAGGCAAGGCAATTTCAGAATTAATCCAAGAGGGTAAAATCACACGTGATCAGATATTTGTAAGCTCCAAAAACGGATACGTTACAAACGATGCAGATGTCGCGCTAGGCTTTTGGGAATATGTAAAAGAAGAATATTCTCAAAAGGGAATTATACAAGAGGGTGATGTGACGTCAGGTTACCACTGTATGACCACTGCGTATCTTTCTGATCAGTTGGACCGTAGCTTGAATAACCTCGGATTGGAATGTATTGACCTGATGTATCTCCACAACGGTATTGAAGGACAAATTAAAGATGTCTCCAAGGAGAAATTTATCGAGAATTTAAAATCAGTTTTCAAATTGTATGAGCAAAAACGTCAGGAGGGAAAAATTAAATTTTACGGCATGGCGACTTGGGAATGTTTCAGAGTCACAAAAGATAATCCGCAATACCTGTCACTTGAAGAGACGGTAAACATTGCAAAAAGTGTGGGAGGTGAAAATCACGGATTTAGATTTATCCAGCTGCCCTACAACATGAATTATGATCAGGCCCTACTTGCAAAAAACCAAACGCTTGGAGCCGAACAGGTTTCCATTTTGGAGGCATCCGTAAGATTGGGAATAGGTGTTTTCACCAGCGTTCCTTTCATGCAGGGCAGGATGCTAACTCCAGGTACAATGCCGGAATTCAACGACTCCAAACCGTCTCAGCGAGCTTTGCAATTTATTCGGTCATCACCGGGAGTCTTGGCCCCATTGGTGGGACAAAAGTCTGCAGAGCATGTTTCAGAAAATCTTGAAATAATGAAAGTGCCCCCATTCTCCGAATCAGAATTTCTCGCATTGGTCAAAAAACTCACATCATAG
- a CDS encoding transcriptional regulator: MLLPAEIESKTLIPALRAILAKKLAEDHDIREDEISKMLGVTQAAISNYIRGTRGDPSLIAKLLAEKQVSAMIDELSEGLSSDRAYTPSSLSKFIGLCNYIKSSLLICEIHHNLESNIDEQVCKECENMLLKGPGSVY, encoded by the coding sequence ATGCTACTTCCTGCAGAAATAGAATCAAAGACACTGATTCCTGCATTGCGAGCTATTCTTGCAAAAAAGCTTGCAGAAGATCATGATATTCGCGAGGATGAAATTTCCAAGATGCTCGGAGTTACTCAAGCTGCAATTAGCAATTACATTCGCGGCACTAGAGGCGATCCGTCTTTGATTGCCAAACTTTTGGCAGAAAAGCAAGTGTCTGCAATGATTGATGAGTTAAGCGAAGGTCTTTCCTCTGACAGGGCATATACGCCATCCAGTCTTTCAAAATTCATCGGACTTTGCAACTATATCAAATCAAGTTTGCTGATTTGTGAAATACATCACAATTTGGAATCAAACATAGACGAGCAAGTTTGCAAGGAATGCGAAAACATGCTCCTCAAAGGTCCCGGAAGCGTCTACTAA
- a CDS encoding nucleotidyltransferase domain-containing protein, with amino-acid sequence MIQNLQLKSFLDELVSELITEYPGEIVSFVLFGSATTGEWLRGKSDIDCVVIIKNKKFNDEIERYLTRLLFVLDVKHDLKLSDTCTSYKKTDSLVLDLIFKAENGMMFGQPFYVVAQDQLDLQEFKIKKDLKTKLGSRTLASFGLFLQRIKDTGIILYGKDIRKEIPKTVPRIEKVKASFNAMLLLMMSFIIFPYSPKSAFSHAVKANFWACDDVLFAMDKPLSATKQEVKEICSIFEKSEIDSEHLLLSLEHKKSGDVRNVKKRFVFGYMLKSTKFVYGLYAVTLRKLFRIGYFGRF; translated from the coding sequence ATGATTCAAAACTTACAATTAAAGTCATTTTTGGATGAGTTGGTATCTGAACTAATCACAGAATATCCTGGTGAAATTGTATCTTTTGTGTTATTTGGTTCTGCCACAACTGGAGAATGGCTACGTGGAAAATCTGATATTGACTGTGTGGTGATAATCAAGAACAAAAAATTTAATGATGAAATTGAACGATATCTTACTCGGCTCTTATTTGTCTTGGATGTCAAACATGATCTAAAATTGTCAGATACCTGCACGTCATATAAAAAAACTGACAGTCTTGTGCTGGATCTAATCTTTAAGGCTGAAAATGGGATGATGTTCGGACAGCCATTTTACGTAGTGGCTCAAGATCAACTTGACCTGCAGGAATTTAAAATTAAAAAAGATCTTAAAACCAAACTTGGTTCGAGAACTCTGGCATCGTTTGGATTGTTTTTGCAGAGAATCAAAGATACGGGTATCATACTGTATGGAAAAGACATTCGAAAAGAAATTCCAAAAACAGTTCCTCGAATCGAGAAAGTAAAGGCGTCATTTAATGCGATGCTGCTTTTGATGATGAGTTTCATAATATTCCCATACAGTCCAAAATCCGCATTCTCTCATGCCGTAAAGGCAAATTTTTGGGCCTGTGATGACGTGTTATTTGCAATGGATAAACCGCTGTCTGCTACAAAACAAGAAGTAAAAGAAATTTGCTCTATTTTTGAAAAATCTGAAATTGATTCAGAACATTTGCTGTTATCGCTGGAGCATAAAAAATCAGGAGATGTCCGAAACGTGAAGAAAAGATTCGTCTTTGGATATATGCTGAAAAGTACAAAGTTTGTTTATGGATTGTATGCTGTAACCCTGAGAAAATTATTTCGTATTGGTTATTTTGGGAGATTTTGA
- a CDS encoding YHS domain-containing protein has translation MPVDPVCGIELDEELALIHDHDGKKIYFCCDGCRRIFLKKPRKYKKNI, from the coding sequence ATGCCAGTTGATCCCGTATGCGGAATTGAACTAGACGAGGAGTTGGCGCTTATTCATGATCACGACGGAAAGAAAATATATTTTTGCTGTGACGGATGCAGGAGAATATTTCTCAAAAAACCGCGCAAATACAAAAAGAACATCTAG
- a CDS encoding asparagine synthase, which produces MDEFSKNLYAVLEESCNSSKSNLISLSGGLDSSVIAYFFRQRKPKAVAVIADDFVSTDLTYCQMISKEMKLPLTIFNVKTDLILEAIEKTIGILQNFNDIEIRNNVVMYLAIKWAKDNGEKSIITGDGADELFAGYSFLISKSEGELEKEIKRICSIMHFPTQKIGKALGIGIESPFLNEKVMNLANEIPVNLKVANENGKRHGKWIVRKTFERHIPKQITWREKSPMQDGSGTAGLTSMFESIVPEERFVEKKLTVEKDDGVVIRNRESMYYYEIFKRLFGSPVDAKAEYACPYCKHDVGRSKFCRMCGAFPI; this is translated from the coding sequence TTGGATGAGTTTTCAAAAAATCTTTATGCTGTCTTGGAAGAATCTTGCAATTCATCAAAATCAAATTTGATCTCATTGTCTGGGGGATTAGACAGCTCTGTCATTGCATATTTTTTCAGACAAAGAAAACCAAAAGCAGTGGCAGTAATTGCAGATGACTTTGTCTCTACGGACTTGACGTACTGTCAGATGATCTCAAAGGAAATGAAATTGCCTCTTACAATCTTTAACGTAAAAACTGATTTAATCCTTGAAGCGATAGAGAAAACAATCGGCATTTTACAAAATTTCAACGACATAGAAATTCGAAACAACGTTGTGATGTATTTGGCAATAAAATGGGCAAAAGACAATGGTGAGAAATCAATCATTACTGGAGATGGGGCTGACGAGCTGTTTGCAGGATACAGCTTTCTGATAAGCAAGTCTGAAGGTGAGCTGGAAAAAGAAATTAAAAGAATCTGCTCAATAATGCATTTTCCCACTCAAAAAATAGGAAAAGCGTTAGGGATAGGCATAGAATCGCCTTTTTTGAATGAAAAAGTGATGAATCTGGCCAATGAAATCCCAGTAAATCTAAAAGTTGCAAACGAGAATGGCAAAAGACATGGAAAATGGATTGTCCGAAAGACGTTTGAGCGTCATATTCCAAAACAAATCACATGGCGGGAAAAATCCCCCATGCAGGACGGCTCTGGAACTGCCGGACTTACTTCCATGTTTGAATCCATCGTACCTGAAGAAAGGTTCGTTGAAAAAAAACTGACGGTTGAAAAGGATGACGGGGTTGTAATAAGGAACAGGGAATCCATGTACTATTATGAAATTTTTAAACGCCTGTTTGGTTCTCCAGTCGATGCCAAAGCAGAATATGCATGCCCATACTGTAAACACGATGTTGGTCGATCAAAGTTTTGTAGAATGTGTGGGGCTTTTCCTATCTAG
- a CDS encoding prenyltransferase, with protein sequence MLSVWLRVIRVRFLLASVIAVSVALALNWWQNSSIELMDAALTFAGVMALHASVDLLNDFWDFKRGIDIKTTRTKMSGGTGVLPEGLLKPSSVYRAGVAFLIIGSAIGGYFVITDGIIIAVILGFAILSIYFYSTKIVDSGLGEFFVAVKGCMIVIGTFFIQSGEVYVESILAGIVVGSLSSLVLFIASFPDHDADKSKGRKTLVIAAGKENAAKLFWIFPIVSYSAIVVGVSANLFPVFSLIVFLSLPLMIKSGIGLRKNYDTIEDLVPYMSSTLMFGRISGALFVVGLLIGL encoded by the coding sequence ATGTTATCAGTATGGCTCAGAGTTATCAGGGTTAGATTTCTACTTGCATCAGTCATTGCAGTATCAGTAGCCCTTGCACTGAACTGGTGGCAGAATTCATCCATAGAACTCATGGATGCAGCATTGACGTTTGCAGGAGTGATGGCACTGCATGCAAGCGTTGATTTGCTAAATGATTTTTGGGACTTTAAAAGAGGCATAGACATCAAGACCACCAGAACCAAGATGAGTGGAGGTACAGGCGTGCTGCCGGAAGGGTTGCTCAAGCCGTCTTCGGTATACCGTGCAGGAGTAGCATTTTTGATAATAGGTTCTGCAATTGGAGGGTATTTTGTAATCACTGACGGCATTATCATCGCAGTCATATTGGGATTTGCAATCTTGTCAATTTACTTTTACTCTACAAAAATTGTTGATTCGGGTCTCGGGGAATTTTTTGTGGCAGTAAAGGGATGTATGATAGTAATTGGGACTTTCTTCATTCAGTCTGGCGAAGTATACGTCGAGTCAATCCTGGCAGGCATAGTTGTCGGCTCTTTGTCATCGCTTGTACTTTTCATTGCATCCTTTCCGGATCATGATGCGGATAAATCCAAGGGAAGAAAGACATTGGTCATTGCCGCAGGAAAAGAAAATGCTGCAAAACTGTTTTGGATTTTTCCCATCGTGTCATATTCTGCCATAGTAGTCGGCGTATCAGCAAACCTGTTTCCGGTGTTTTCTCTGATTGTATTTCTCAGCTTACCATTGATGATAAAATCAGGAATTGGATTGCGCAAAAATTACGACACCATAGAAGATCTCGTACCGTACATGTCATCCACTCTGATGTTTGGCAGAATATCAGGCGCATTGTTTGTAGTGGGCTTGCTAATCGGACTGTGA